The proteins below are encoded in one region of Thermococcus sp.:
- a CDS encoding SDR family oxidoreductase encodes MLEVDLSGRLAFITASSKGIGFGVARVLAKAGADVILLSRSAENLREAREKIRAESNVEVDYIVADLTKREDLERTVKELENIGEPEVFFFSTGGPKPGYFMEMDMEDWEGAVRLLLYPAVYLTRALVPAMERRGFGRIVYSTSVAIREPIPNIALSNVVRISMAGLVRTLAKELGPKGITVNGIMPGIIRTDRMIQLAKDRAEREGKTVEDALAEYARPIPLGRLGEPEEIGYLVAFLASDLGSYINGAMIPVDGGRLNSVF; translated from the coding sequence ATGCTGGAAGTAGACCTCTCCGGAAGGCTGGCCTTCATAACCGCCTCGAGCAAGGGCATAGGCTTCGGCGTCGCACGAGTTCTTGCAAAGGCCGGGGCGGATGTCATACTCCTCTCGCGGAGCGCGGAGAACCTGAGGGAGGCCAGGGAGAAGATAAGAGCTGAGAGCAATGTGGAGGTGGATTACATCGTCGCCGACCTGACAAAGCGCGAAGACCTGGAGAGAACGGTGAAAGAGCTTGAAAACATCGGCGAACCGGAGGTATTCTTCTTCTCCACGGGCGGCCCAAAGCCCGGCTACTTCATGGAGATGGACATGGAGGACTGGGAAGGTGCCGTCAGGTTGCTCCTCTACCCGGCCGTTTACCTCACCAGAGCCCTCGTTCCCGCCATGGAGCGGAGGGGCTTCGGCAGAATAGTCTACTCCACGAGCGTGGCGATAAGGGAGCCGATACCAAACATAGCGCTCAGCAACGTGGTCCGGATTTCGATGGCAGGTCTCGTTAGGACTCTGGCAAAGGAGCTCGGGCCGAAGGGGATAACCGTGAACGGCATAATGCCCGGCATAATAAGGACGGACAGGATGATACAGCTCGCAAAGGATCGGGCGGAGAGGGAAGGAAAGACCGTTGAGGATGCCCTCGCCGAGTACGCGAGGCCGATACCACTCGGTCGTCTCGGCGAGCCGGAGGAGATAGGCTACCTGGTTGCATTCCTCGCGAGCGATCTGGGGAGCTACATAAACGGCGCCATGATCCCTGTCGATGGCGGCAGACTGAACTCGGTGTTCTGA
- a CDS encoding DUF998 domain-containing protein: protein MRKSQFWAGVTSPLIALSGIGAAIQINHSWWRITENAISDLGRVGLPNNWVLNVSLILTALLGGYYVTGLFPILKNGLEKAGVTVFSLGLVFLALIGLFPEGTSPHYTVSWGFFIFASLGYLIAGIGFWIEGHRNIGIFTVSLFVVEVVLAKWAFGAFQGVAIPEFIGVFAIGTWHYSVLFTLFKNDQ from the coding sequence ATGAGAAAGAGCCAGTTCTGGGCCGGTGTCACCTCTCCCCTAATTGCCCTATCTGGGATAGGAGCGGCAATTCAAATAAACCACTCCTGGTGGCGGATTACCGAGAACGCCATAAGCGACCTGGGAAGGGTCGGCCTCCCCAACAACTGGGTTCTCAACGTTTCCCTCATACTCACGGCGCTCCTCGGTGGATACTATGTTACTGGACTCTTCCCAATCCTTAAAAACGGCTTGGAAAAGGCAGGTGTTACGGTTTTCTCCCTCGGCCTGGTTTTCCTGGCCCTCATCGGCCTGTTCCCCGAAGGTACGTCACCACACTACACCGTCAGCTGGGGCTTCTTCATCTTTGCGAGCTTAGGATACCTGATAGCGGGCATTGGGTTCTGGATAGAGGGTCACAGGAATATCGGGATTTTCACGGTCTCCTTATTCGTCGTCGAAGTAGTCCTAGCCAAGTGGGCCTTCGGCGCCTTTCAGGGGGTCGCCATCCCCGAGTTCATCGGGGTGTTTGCTATAGGCACGTGGCACTATTCAGTCCTGTTTACACTATTCAAGAATGACCAGTAA
- a CDS encoding antibiotic biosynthesis monooxygenase, producing MAVMRLWHGRVPVEKANEYEKFLIERAVPDYSSVDGLLKIYFTRKDDGNIARFILVTIWDSIESIKKFAGENPEIAKYYPEDEDFLLEKEKYVQHYWIFYEG from the coding sequence ATGGCCGTTATGAGGCTCTGGCACGGAAGGGTACCTGTTGAAAAGGCGAACGAATACGAAAAGTTTCTCATCGAACGAGCTGTGCCAGATTACAGCTCCGTTGATGGCCTCTTGAAAATCTACTTCACGCGGAAAGATGATGGGAACATCGCCCGCTTTATCCTCGTCACGATATGGGACTCCATCGAGTCCATCAAGAAGTTCGCCGGAGAAAACCCCGAGATAGCAAAATACTACCCCGAGGACGAGGACTTCCTGCTGGAAAAGGAGAAGTACGTCCAGCACTACTGGATTTTCTACGAAGGGTGA